From the genome of Myxococcus xanthus, one region includes:
- a CDS encoding sensor histidine kinase, with amino-acid sequence EPNGMCPCLFLSPRAPARSPTPIENHERWFRARVLRLLGEELISDETIAVVELVRNAWDADALSVKVAFHNAQNALGGSLDIIDDGHGMSKETVLGSWLQPATPDKKLRHASPSGRPLLGKKGIGRFAADKLARKLVLITKKEGETTATRAVVDWNQFDDPMKFLDEIHPQIDSHPTPATGHGTSLFLQDLRSSWSEDRIAHLKLELLKLFPPFRSTEVLGSPVIPPALATFQVKLEVDGISEDIGHFPQSLRTLCPWRVRAVVRAHSPTEDEIAIAINNEPERVRPLGGGAKGKKSAAGHFAVEIDVWVRSAEGLAGIRETLDLSLQEARGLLDKWSGISVYRDGFRVFPYGEPGNDWLDLDKERINTPKERLSNSQIIGCIYLSEQDNPELRDQTNRQGLVNNDAFNDLRSAIRQVIREIENRILVDKPTTKQRRSGRRLFELESLKRLREIAETSKSVASTQVLAMIGAAEAEKSSAEETISQEISRYRRILSLSVVATRMAHEIRQQVDIIRRAIDNGLKRLAKASVTIVGVSEALARADESAGIVAREVRRLLPFTRARRKIEKIDLSRLAIDIQSDFTEPASKRNIEIKFASPSSPAEVEVDYGELYQAVRNLVDNALFWSPEGGQVTLSVFAKHGSAFIAVTDQGPGVPTEDEGVIFEPYWSTKPNGSGLGLPIAGEIAADYGGSLSLKKSSTIAGASFEIAIPRAK; translated from the coding sequence CAGAGCCGAACGGGATGTGCCCCTGCCTCTTCCTGTCGCCCCGCGCGCCCGCCCGCTCACCAACCCCGATCGAGAATCACGAGCGGTGGTTTAGAGCTCGTGTCCTACGACTCCTCGGTGAAGAACTAATCAGCGACGAAACCATTGCCGTCGTCGAGCTAGTCAGGAATGCATGGGACGCAGATGCGCTAAGCGTCAAGGTCGCATTTCACAATGCCCAAAATGCACTTGGCGGAAGTCTTGACATCATTGATGACGGACACGGCATGTCGAAAGAGACCGTCCTTGGGTCATGGCTCCAACCTGCTACCCCGGACAAGAAACTTCGGCATGCATCTCCATCAGGACGGCCGCTTCTTGGCAAGAAGGGCATTGGTCGCTTTGCCGCTGATAAACTCGCTAGAAAGCTAGTACTCATCACAAAGAAAGAGGGAGAGACGACAGCAACAAGAGCGGTCGTCGACTGGAATCAGTTCGACGATCCTATGAAGTTTCTCGACGAAATCCATCCACAGATTGACTCCCATCCAACCCCTGCCACTGGCCATGGCACCAGTCTATTCCTCCAAGACCTCCGCAGCTCTTGGTCCGAAGACAGAATCGCCCATCTCAAATTAGAACTATTAAAGCTATTTCCTCCATTCAGATCCACAGAAGTTCTGGGCAGCCCTGTGATACCTCCAGCGCTTGCCACGTTCCAGGTAAAGCTGGAGGTTGATGGGATTTCCGAGGACATAGGCCATTTTCCGCAGTCACTCAGGACACTCTGTCCTTGGCGAGTGAGGGCTGTCGTTCGCGCACACAGCCCAACCGAAGACGAAATTGCAATTGCAATCAATAATGAGCCCGAGCGCGTGCGACCCCTTGGCGGAGGAGCAAAGGGAAAGAAGAGCGCAGCCGGCCATTTTGCCGTTGAAATCGACGTCTGGGTCAGAAGCGCAGAAGGACTGGCTGGTATTCGCGAGACACTGGATCTCTCGCTTCAAGAGGCCAGAGGACTGCTTGATAAGTGGTCGGGAATTTCAGTCTATAGAGACGGCTTCCGCGTCTTCCCTTATGGCGAACCAGGTAACGATTGGCTCGACCTCGACAAAGAGCGAATCAACACGCCCAAAGAGAGGCTCAGCAACAGCCAAATCATTGGATGCATCTACCTAAGCGAGCAAGACAACCCAGAACTTCGCGATCAGACCAATCGCCAAGGCTTGGTAAACAATGACGCCTTCAACGATCTTCGCTCAGCGATCAGGCAGGTCATCAGAGAGATCGAAAACCGAATACTCGTCGACAAGCCGACCACCAAGCAACGCCGATCCGGGAGGCGGCTCTTTGAACTGGAAAGTCTCAAGCGCTTGCGGGAAATAGCGGAAACATCAAAATCAGTTGCAAGCACGCAAGTCCTCGCAATGATTGGCGCAGCAGAGGCAGAAAAATCGTCCGCAGAAGAAACGATTTCGCAAGAAATTTCAAGATATCGTCGAATCCTAAGCCTATCAGTAGTAGCAACTCGGATGGCTCATGAAATCAGGCAGCAGGTCGACATTATCCGCCGAGCGATAGACAATGGCCTCAAGCGCCTAGCAAAAGCCTCCGTCACTATTGTGGGTGTATCCGAAGCATTGGCACGTGCAGATGAATCGGCGGGCATCGTGGCTCGGGAAGTGCGCAGACTCCTTCCGTTCACGCGCGCACGCAGAAAGATTGAGAAGATCGACCTCAGCAGGCTAGCCATCGACATCCAAAGCGATTTCACTGAACCAGCAAGCAAGAGAAACATTGAAATTAAATTTGCGTCACCGTCGAGTCCGGCAGAGGTCGAGGTAGACTATGGAGAGCTATATCAAGCCGTTAGAAACCTCGTCGACAATGCCTTGTTCTGGAGTCCAGAAGGAGGGCAAGTAACTCTCTCTGTTTTCGCAAAACACGGAAGTGCCTTCATAGCCGTCACCGACCAAGGACCCGGTGTGCCTACCGAGGATGAGGGCGTCATCTTCGAGCCGTATTGGTCGACCAAGCCCAACGGCTCCGGATTGGGCCTGCCGATCGCGGGCGAAATCGCTGCCGATTACGGAGGGAGTTTGAGCCTGAAGAAAAGTAGCACGATCGCTGGTGCATCATTTGAGATTGCAATTCCGCGTGCAAAATGA